The DNA region TTTTATTGACATTAATACGTAATAGgtttattgttgatgttgttgtagTTTTGTTGAGATGGAGATTATTATTTTTGAGTTGTTGTTtaatgttgttgttattgttgtttagGCACAGAGATTGAATgttatatgttgttgtttttgttgagatAAGTATGTAATAGATTTATTGTTGAAGTTTTGTTGGGATTGAGAATGTTCtttttgagttgttgttgttgttgttgtttagttgttctacttagaatttttttgaaaGATATATGTTGTTGTTTAGTTGTTGTTATTGAGATTGAGATATTGTTTTTATGATTCTTTATGCATCTCTCATGTTGTTTTCTCAAACATGTCAAGAGAACTTTAGAGTGATATAAAATACAGTTaagtttattatatctaatgtcGATTGTTCATTTCACTAACCCCTCTTTGAATATATAACCTACtgaatttattttgaaaataaaaaatatgaaaatttatgttttattttaaaaacaTCTTACATTAATCAATATTTTCCAAGCATTATGTAACTCAATATCCATCTCACGTTCTTTAATGGTTAAaatttatctcaatgcttctaGTTTTCATTCAACGTTCTTCTATACTTGTTCATTTTGTAAAACATCAAATTTTATGCTTTGAATAGTGAATTAGTAGAGAAGGAAATGTTGAATGAAAAACTTGAAACATTGAACAAAATTCTAACCATTAAAGAACAAGATATGAGTAATGAGTTACAAGATGCTAAAAAATTATTGATTTGTGAaagttgttcttcaaatataacaTAATATTTCATATAATTAATTTTTAAGTCAATTTGAAAGATTGTATGTTCAGGCAGGGTTTGGTGAAATAAGCAATCCACATTAGATATAATAAAATCAAGTGTATATTTTCCCTCGATTAAAAGACAAAACTGAGGGGAAATATGTTTTTTGTCATTTAAAAATTCCAAAAAGTTTTCATTGGGGATCAAACCCATGACCATTACACCTTACTCGTTGGTGGACTTGTATCCGATAGATAAAGTGGCGCACTTGTAACGATGCCCTCTATTACCTCGCATATAAAACCGAGGTAACACCTCATATCCGACTGAGGTTAAATGTGTTTTTCGTAGTAATGCTTGCCTCCCTTGGTATATTCAAACAAGTGGCATTTCTTTATCAAACCTTTTATTGCATCCTTTAGTTGGATGAAATCATTGGTAGTGTGGCTATGATTTTTGTTAAATTAGTAATACTTTGTTTTGTCGGTCCTGGAGGATTCTCTAACCGGAAATGGTGTTTTGATTTGGGCCTTCTAAAATTTAGTGTTAGCACACTCTTGGTATATCTTCTTCTGGGAAGTTTTGAGGGGAGTGTACTTGTATTTGTTTGGTTGCCTCCCCAGACAATAAGTTTTTCTTCAGTAGGTCTTTCATACTATGCACTTCTTTGCACCCTAATTTATTTTTTAAGGAGCTATTCGACTATAAACCGTTCTAAACAATCCAGCATTTGAGGCTCTCGCCAGAGCCTTCCAGTTCCATAGCCACTTGTGTAAAACAGTCGATATATGAGCACAAGCTCTCTTTTCCCCTCTATGTGATCATGTTGAGGGAGGATATCATCACATGCTTCCTTTTTCGAGCCGTGAAGCAAACAATGAAGTTCTCAGAGATATCAATCCACGAATTGATGCTCTCGTCAGGCACAAATTTAAATTAGAGCCTAATTGATTTGGTCAGTGTTAATGCATTCACCAACTCATCGACGTGGTAGTAATTCAAGTGATCATTAACATATTTCACATGCTCTTCGGGATCTCCCTTTTCTTCGTAATCATTAAACTTCAAAGGGTTTTCCAGCAATTTTGGTATTTTACTGTAAAAAATGTGAACAGGAAGAGGATGTTTTGGCCAGAACTTGAATACCTCGGCCTTCTTCAAGACTGTGAGGAGGATTATGATGCCTCTGGCTTCTTTGATGATCCAGAGATCTCAAGTCCGCATCTCAGCAAGAAGCGGTCGACTTAGGGATGATGGCATAACTCCTTTGAGAGGTGGCTTCCTGCACCGTATTACCTCTTTGATTTGCGTTGTTCATGCTTTCTTTGAGATGAAGTAACATTTCCCCTACTGCTTGCAATTTTTTTGTCAACCTATGTTATACACATTATTTAATAGCTTCTTCATTCCTTGCACGCCGATGTTGGCTTGTAACAACTAGGATCCAGGCAATGTCTATGGTTTTGGTACCAGTGGCGTTGCTACAGACATGAATGATGGTTCGCTTTGCTGTAATTGTGGAGCAAATCCTATGAATGAGGAAGGTTGAGCGAGATCTGGATGTGGTGAAGTGTTTGTGGTAACTTGATTGTCGTCGTTTTGAGGAGGAGGTGGTGAATCTCTTACGGCTTGAGCAGTTACAGCTGCCTCATACAGAGTAGCGGAGCAAGTGGGTCTAGAACTTTCCGTTATTGGAAGATCTGAAGGTCAAAGATTTGAAAAGCTGAGAATTGGAGTTGATCTACGATCGGAGTATATCAAGAGTAGAGGGTATGTGGTTTGATTTCGGGAAATTCAAATTGCTAGGATGGGGAAGCTTCGATTCGATGAATCGAGAATAAAAATGCTCAAACGTGGAAAATGCGAGAATCAAATATCGATTCTCACATACGACATCATTGTTTCGTTAGGGAACCATAATTGATCAAAAATCAGAGGTTGTGGCTTCTACAGTGGACCTAAGCTTCCGATACGGTGGGTAGGGGATGACCTACAAGACTAACACTCTAACATTCAAATCAATATGAGAGTAAGTTGAGTGAATGAAGTTTGAATTGAATTGTATCTGGAAAATGGTGTGCTTCCTCTTTATATAGTAGAGAGGTTTTAACAACTTACTTATCTTCAGGCATAGGAGGAGAGGGGCGTTGGATGAATCCTAGATCTGGATTGCATGCGCTCTAACCTACGATAGCACTTCTGCTTCGTGAGTGACTTGGTGGATTGACACATTCTTTGAGTCGCGATTGTTGTGCCTTCTCAAAAGCCCAAAACActaataaatatataaatattaaaatattttcaCATGGTTCGATTCGGTTTGgaaaaatcaatttaaaatcTGACCCGAAATAAATAATTTTTGTAAAAGAGAATCCAAACATATccaataaataaataaatttgtGTGTGTGCAACTTTTTGATATTTTTTGAAATAATTTGCgatttttatttgaattaattttaatttatGACTTCAAACCCATACTTAATTTATCGGTTCATGTATATATTTTTATTCCTAAATTTATCGATTTATCTATATAAGACACTTGAATCTACAATAATAATGATCTACATGATATTTCTTCAATATCTCAACTAACTATTTCTCATTCGAATATGTGAGGCTCTTGATTTTGATATGTGCAACAATAACATGACTCACTTATCAAAAAGAATATAACATAACTCAAATCCATATGAATAGTACTACATTTTTCCATTAGAAAGTGCACAAGTGTCTACAATCAATTAAGAACGCCAATTGCCATAGCTAACCTCAAAAATAAAAAGCAAAGGTAAATGGTCAAGAGACCAGCCCCTAAAAACTTATcaagcttcatattcttcttAACCAAAACAACAAGTGACCAAAGTACTCCTACCATCAAAAACAAAATTGTCCCCAAAAGTGAACTATCCTTAGGGACAACATAAGAATTAGGGTATTCACTCCAAGCTGAAAGAACAAGAGGTAACCCTAATCCCATCAACATATTAAACATAGGACCAGCATAACAACCTGAAACAGCAATTTGTGCTCCATCCACACCACCATTTTTTGCCATAGCACCATTTGCAATCAAATCTCCTAAAGAATTTCCCCATGCTAGAACAGTTAACCCTAAAATTGAAGGACTAACACCAATTACATATCCAATTGAAATCAATAGTGAAACAAGTTCCTCAGCAATTATATAAGTCCATGTCACACTCATTGAAAATCCACCAGCTAGCCATGGGAACAAACATCTCCTAGGTGGTCTTGTACTCTTTGTTGTCACACATGCCATGTTTCCAAAAACAATTCCAATTAATGATGATGTTAAATATGCAACCAAAGTACTCTTTGAATCCACATTTTCTATTTGTGTATTACAAAGAATCGCGAATAAAATCGGTGCTAGGGTAACCGATATAACTGCGTAGGGTTTCGACCATTGTTCCTCGCTCACAACCGGTATAGTTAGTTTTCTCGGTAAACAAAGTGGTAATTCAAGTATTTCTAGAAACTTCCATAAATAGTAAGATCCATAAAACAATTCTTTATTTTTCTTCTCGCTTTCTTCTATACCAATACCAACTTGGTTTTGTGATATTGATTTCTGATCAGAATCAGTATCAGTATCGTCGACATAACCTAATAATGGTATGCCGGATTCAACTAAATCATCAGAAGACGATGAAGATTCAACTTCCTTTTTGTCGACTTCGTAGATGAAATGTGTGGCCGAGACGGCACAAACATAAAGAAAATAGATAGAAAGGTAGCAAATTGAACCAAAAAGACTAATTTTACCAATGGAAATGATGATGAGAAGAATGAACAAAGAGAATAAAAAGAAAATGACATCTCTAATGAAACTAGCTTTATCAACTGCAACTTCATTCGAACTAACTAGAATACTTATGATACCTAAAACAGCTGTGGAAACAAAAAACGCACCCCCCAAAATGCTATTCAAACCAACAGCACCATTATTTGAACTTGTGAAAGAAACAACACTAGCAAAGAAATCAGGAGCACCATTACCGAGAGAAAGCAATGTTACACCAGCTATAGTTGGAGAAAGTCTCAAAATATTAGACAAACCTTCAAGGGAGGTGCAAAAGTAATTTGAAGCCGTGTCGGCTAAAAGATAGAACAAAACTACAAGCCATAACAAAAGTAATGTGTGACCAAGAATTGGTGAACTTCCAAGGTTACAATAAAAGATTTGAAGATAGTTTATGTAACCCTTTGATCTACAATCAGGATGTGTTTTGACATAAATGCACTTAGAGGTGTAATTTGAGTATTTATGAAGCTCATTGCATGAATCAACTATGATGTCAGTAGTGAGAATTCTAGCATGGTTGAATATTTTTGTGGAAACATGATGAGAATTAGGGTTTGAAGGGTTGATATAAAGTTTGAGGGATAGGAATATGAGAAAGAGGAAGCATGTGTTAAAAAGAAGAGTGAGTTTTTTAGGTGCCATTTTGAGTGGTATAGTTCTTGAGGATATGTAATGGTGTGAATATATATAGAGAATAGAACATGCATGTGAAGACATACTAAGATGTTTCGTATGTTGTCTTTTGGAATTATGTATGGAAACTACAAGTCAAGATTTTTGTCTCAAATTTGTGATAAAAGGTACATCACATAAAGTATCACAACTTGGTGTATTGgaaaatgttgaagttaacgaaACTTCCTTTTATTTTTGATTGAGTGAAGGAAATTTCCTTCATAAGAACAAGAAAGAATAATTTAGGTTATTTTGTGGGACATTATAATTGTTCGTAGAATTTTGTATTTGTCTATATGTGAACACATGTTCTTAGATGAAGTGAATAAAGGGACTAAAGGTGCTAAAAGTTTGTAATTCACATAACTATTGGtactattttttatgaacattttctctctgaaattttgaaaaaaaattagaGTTAAATTTATTGTTTATTTAAAA from Lathyrus oleraceus cultivar Zhongwan6 chromosome 1, CAAS_Psat_ZW6_1.0, whole genome shotgun sequence includes:
- the LOC127125359 gene encoding cation/calcium exchanger 1-like, encoding MAPKKLTLLFNTCFLFLIFLSLKLYINPSNPNSHHVSTKIFNHARILTTDIIVDSCNELHKYSNYTSKCIYVKTHPDCRSKGYINYLQIFYCNLGSSPILGHTLLLLWLVVLFYLLADTASNYFCTSLEGLSNILRLSPTIAGVTLLSLGNGAPDFFASVVSFTSSNNGAVGLNSILGGAFFVSTAVLGIISILVSSNEVAVDKASFIRDVIFFLFSLFILLIIISIGKISLFGSICYLSIYFLYVCAVSATHFIYEVDKKEVESSSSSDDLVESGIPLLGYVDDTDTDSDQKSISQNQVGIGIEESEKKNKELFYGSYYLWKFLEILELPLCLPRKLTIPVVSEEQWSKPYAVISVTLAPILFAILCNTQIENVDSKSTLVAYLTSSLIGIVFGNMACVTTKSTRPPRRCLFPWLAGGFSMSVTWTYIIAEELVSLLISIGYVIGVSPSILGLTVLAWGNSLGDLIANGAMAKNGGVDGAQIAVSGCYAGPMFNMLMGLGLPLVLSAWSEYPNSYVVPKDSSLLGTILFLMVGVLWSLVVLVKKNMKLDKFLGAGLLTIYLCFLFLRLAMAIGVLN